One Manihot esculenta cultivar AM560-2 chromosome 6, M.esculenta_v8, whole genome shotgun sequence DNA segment encodes these proteins:
- the LOC110602520 gene encoding uncharacterized protein LOC110602520 isoform X1 has product MTKERCLLSRRRVADFEEQGCEKFPLELLMRIWGIFWQVKEEDLILYGQSVGSGPTLHLASRLEKLRGVVLHSAILSGIRVLCPIKMTFWFDIYKNIDKIRQVNCPVLVIHEIEAKFEEKYNSLQKLVEDQNQMIAQMRDELQTAKMGQQSSSLMPSSSDNPPAHRSLGDSHMD; this is encoded by the exons ATGACAAAAGAGAG GTGCTTGTTGTCCAGGAGAAGAGTGGCAGATTTCGAGGAACAGGGGTGTGAAAAATTCCCACTAGAGTTGTTGATGAG GATATGGGGCATCTTCTGGCAAG TTAAGGAAGAGGATTTGATCTTGTATGGCCAATCTGTTGGAAGTGGACCTACCTTGCATTTAGCTTCTCGTTTAGAGAAGTTGAGGGGAGTTGTTCTTCACAGCGCAATCCTTTCAGGCATACGCGTCTTGTGTCCTATCAAGATGACATTTTGGTTTGACATTTACAAG AATATTGACAAAATACGGCAAGTCAATTGCCCAGTTCTTGTTATACAT GAAATTGAAGCAAAGTTTGAAGAGAAGTATAATAGTTTGCAGAAACTTGTAGAAGACCAAAATCAGATGATAGCTCAAATGCGTGATGAACTACAGACAGCGAAGATGGGACAGCAGTCTTCCTCATTGATGCCATCATCATCTGATAATCCTCCAGCTCATAGATCTCTTGGTGATTCACATATGGATTAG
- the LOC110602520 gene encoding uncharacterized protein LOC110602520 isoform X2, protein MTKERCLLSRRRVADFEEQGCEKFPLELLMRIWGIFWQVKEEDLILYGQSVGSGPTLHLASRLEKLRGVVLHSAILSGIRVLCPIKMTFWFDIYKNIDKIRQVNCPVLVIHKLVEDQNQMIAQMRDELQTAKMGQQSSSLMPSSSDNPPAHRSLGDSHMD, encoded by the exons ATGACAAAAGAGAG GTGCTTGTTGTCCAGGAGAAGAGTGGCAGATTTCGAGGAACAGGGGTGTGAAAAATTCCCACTAGAGTTGTTGATGAG GATATGGGGCATCTTCTGGCAAG TTAAGGAAGAGGATTTGATCTTGTATGGCCAATCTGTTGGAAGTGGACCTACCTTGCATTTAGCTTCTCGTTTAGAGAAGTTGAGGGGAGTTGTTCTTCACAGCGCAATCCTTTCAGGCATACGCGTCTTGTGTCCTATCAAGATGACATTTTGGTTTGACATTTACAAG AATATTGACAAAATACGGCAAGTCAATTGCCCAGTTCTTGTTATACAT AAACTTGTAGAAGACCAAAATCAGATGATAGCTCAAATGCGTGATGAACTACAGACAGCGAAGATGGGACAGCAGTCTTCCTCATTGATGCCATCATCATCTGATAATCCTCCAGCTCATAGATCTCTTGGTGATTCACATATGGATTAG
- the LOC110602520 gene encoding alpha/beta hydrolase domain-containing protein 17C-like isoform X4, with protein sequence MNEYEVKEEDLILYGQSVGSGPTLHLASRLEKLRGVVLHSAILSGIRVLCPIKMTFWFDIYKNIDKIRQVNCPVLVIHEIEAKFEEKYNSLQKLVEDQNQMIAQMRDELQTAKMGQQSSSLMPSSSDNPPAHRSLGDSHMD encoded by the exons ATGAATGAATATGAAGTTAAGGAAGAGGATTTGATCTTGTATGGCCAATCTGTTGGAAGTGGACCTACCTTGCATTTAGCTTCTCGTTTAGAGAAGTTGAGGGGAGTTGTTCTTCACAGCGCAATCCTTTCAGGCATACGCGTCTTGTGTCCTATCAAGATGACATTTTGGTTTGACATTTACAAG AATATTGACAAAATACGGCAAGTCAATTGCCCAGTTCTTGTTATACAT GAAATTGAAGCAAAGTTTGAAGAGAAGTATAATAGTTTGCAGAAACTTGTAGAAGACCAAAATCAGATGATAGCTCAAATGCGTGATGAACTACAGACAGCGAAGATGGGACAGCAGTCTTCCTCATTGATGCCATCATCATCTGATAATCCTCCAGCTCATAGATCTCTTGGTGATTCACATATGGATTAG
- the LOC110602520 gene encoding alpha/beta hydrolase domain-containing protein 17C-like isoform X3, which yields MRIWGIFWQVKEEDLILYGQSVGSGPTLHLASRLEKLRGVVLHSAILSGIRVLCPIKMTFWFDIYKNIDKIRQVNCPVLVIHEIEAKFEEKYNSLQKLVEDQNQMIAQMRDELQTAKMGQQSSSLMPSSSDNPPAHRSLGDSHMD from the exons ATGAG GATATGGGGCATCTTCTGGCAAG TTAAGGAAGAGGATTTGATCTTGTATGGCCAATCTGTTGGAAGTGGACCTACCTTGCATTTAGCTTCTCGTTTAGAGAAGTTGAGGGGAGTTGTTCTTCACAGCGCAATCCTTTCAGGCATACGCGTCTTGTGTCCTATCAAGATGACATTTTGGTTTGACATTTACAAG AATATTGACAAAATACGGCAAGTCAATTGCCCAGTTCTTGTTATACAT GAAATTGAAGCAAAGTTTGAAGAGAAGTATAATAGTTTGCAGAAACTTGTAGAAGACCAAAATCAGATGATAGCTCAAATGCGTGATGAACTACAGACAGCGAAGATGGGACAGCAGTCTTCCTCATTGATGCCATCATCATCTGATAATCCTCCAGCTCATAGATCTCTTGGTGATTCACATATGGATTAG
- the LOC110602520 gene encoding alpha/beta hydrolase domain-containing protein 17C-like isoform X5 has translation MTKERCLLSRRRVADFEEQGCEKFPLELLMRIWGIFWQVKEEDLILYGQSVGSGPTLHLASRLEKLRGVVLHSAILSGIRVLCPIKMTFWFDIYKNIDKIRQVNCPVLVIHFAETCRRPKSDDSSNA, from the exons ATGACAAAAGAGAG GTGCTTGTTGTCCAGGAGAAGAGTGGCAGATTTCGAGGAACAGGGGTGTGAAAAATTCCCACTAGAGTTGTTGATGAG GATATGGGGCATCTTCTGGCAAG TTAAGGAAGAGGATTTGATCTTGTATGGCCAATCTGTTGGAAGTGGACCTACCTTGCATTTAGCTTCTCGTTTAGAGAAGTTGAGGGGAGTTGTTCTTCACAGCGCAATCCTTTCAGGCATACGCGTCTTGTGTCCTATCAAGATGACATTTTGGTTTGACATTTACAAG AATATTGACAAAATACGGCAAGTCAATTGCCCAGTTCTTGTTATACAT TTTGCAGAAACTTGTAGAAGACCAAAATCAGATGATAGCTCAAATGCGTGA
- the LOC110602520 gene encoding alpha/beta hydrolase domain-containing protein 17C-like isoform X7 yields the protein MTKERCLLSRRRVADFEEQGCEKFPLELLMRIWGIFWQVKEEDLILYGQSVGSGPTLHLASRLEKLRGVVLHSAILSGIRVLCPIKMTFWFDIYKNIDKIRQVNCPVLVIHFHID from the exons ATGACAAAAGAGAG GTGCTTGTTGTCCAGGAGAAGAGTGGCAGATTTCGAGGAACAGGGGTGTGAAAAATTCCCACTAGAGTTGTTGATGAG GATATGGGGCATCTTCTGGCAAG TTAAGGAAGAGGATTTGATCTTGTATGGCCAATCTGTTGGAAGTGGACCTACCTTGCATTTAGCTTCTCGTTTAGAGAAGTTGAGGGGAGTTGTTCTTCACAGCGCAATCCTTTCAGGCATACGCGTCTTGTGTCCTATCAAGATGACATTTTGGTTTGACATTTACAAG AATATTGACAAAATACGGCAAGTCAATTGCCCAGTTCTTGTTATACAT TTTCACATTGATTGA
- the LOC110602520 gene encoding alpha/beta hydrolase domain-containing protein 17C-like isoform X8, with protein sequence MTKERCLLSRRRVADFEEQGCEKFPLELLMRIWGIFWQVKEEDLILYGQSVGSGPTLHLASRLEKLRGVVLHSAILSGIRVLCPIKMTFWFDIYKNIDKIRQVNCPVLVIHSVE encoded by the exons ATGACAAAAGAGAG GTGCTTGTTGTCCAGGAGAAGAGTGGCAGATTTCGAGGAACAGGGGTGTGAAAAATTCCCACTAGAGTTGTTGATGAG GATATGGGGCATCTTCTGGCAAG TTAAGGAAGAGGATTTGATCTTGTATGGCCAATCTGTTGGAAGTGGACCTACCTTGCATTTAGCTTCTCGTTTAGAGAAGTTGAGGGGAGTTGTTCTTCACAGCGCAATCCTTTCAGGCATACGCGTCTTGTGTCCTATCAAGATGACATTTTGGTTTGACATTTACAAG AATATTGACAAAATACGGCAAGTCAATTGCCCAGTTCTTGTTATACAT AGTGTAGAATAG
- the LOC110602520 gene encoding alpha/beta hydrolase domain-containing protein 17C-like isoform X6 yields the protein MTKERCLLSRRRVADFEEQGCEKFPLELLMRIWGIFWQVKEEDLILYGQSVGSGPTLHLASRLEKLRGVVLHSAILSGIRVLCPIKMTFWFDIYKNIDKIRQVNCPVLVIHITSVMKT from the exons ATGACAAAAGAGAG GTGCTTGTTGTCCAGGAGAAGAGTGGCAGATTTCGAGGAACAGGGGTGTGAAAAATTCCCACTAGAGTTGTTGATGAG GATATGGGGCATCTTCTGGCAAG TTAAGGAAGAGGATTTGATCTTGTATGGCCAATCTGTTGGAAGTGGACCTACCTTGCATTTAGCTTCTCGTTTAGAGAAGTTGAGGGGAGTTGTTCTTCACAGCGCAATCCTTTCAGGCATACGCGTCTTGTGTCCTATCAAGATGACATTTTGGTTTGACATTTACAAG AATATTGACAAAATACGGCAAGTCAATTGCCCAGTTCTTGTTATACAT ATAACTTCAGTTATGAAAACTTAA